One genomic segment of Acanthochromis polyacanthus isolate Apoly-LR-REF ecotype Palm Island chromosome 9, KAUST_Apoly_ChrSc, whole genome shotgun sequence includes these proteins:
- the fam131aa gene encoding protein FAM131A, translating to MIPKSGKSPADSRKGVGIHEFAALARSSLNGISQAVRDHVTKPTSLAQGRVAHLIEWKGWPKPAGPTQAAHSQFSSYCHLTEGEKEARFAAGVAEQFAIAEAKLRAWASIDDDDEEDSNDEDSHANGQTHAMATQSSDATMSSPITGAPRQPEVDGGEAAPLDSLLDSSIVGRLLCGRPAAHDDLHSSQTDSPTLPSDCLSPFLEEEEEGEVRLDGLEEQPTPLQEQRSEVCVHNKPEFRPRGRSSRFDSCYSTSHSESPGEEDEEDEEEEGSVFHEVRVWHCRSFFSDRASSGVASFDEEEEREEEVVEEKEEKEYLM from the exons ATGATTCCAAAGTCAGGAAAATCTCCAGCAGACTCACGAAAAGGTGTCGGCATCCACGAGTTTGCAGCGCTCGCCAGATCCTCCTTAAATG GTATCTCCCAGGCGGTGAGGGATCATGTGACGAAGCCCACCTCGCTGGCTCAAGGCCGGGTCGCCCACCTCATCGAGTGGAAAGGCTGGCCCAAACCTGCAGGTCCTACACAGGCCGCCCACTCCCAGTTCAGCTCCTACTGCCACCTGACTGAAGGGGAGAAGGAGGCCCGCTTTGCTGCAG GAGTGGCTGAGCAGTTTGCCATCGCTGAGGCTAAGCTGCGCGCCTGGGCGTCCATTGATGACGACGATGAGGAAGACTCCAACGATGAAGACTCCCACGCCAACGGACAGACTCACGCCATGGCCACCCAGAGCTCAG ATGCCACCATGTCCAGTCCTATCACCGGAGCGCCACGCCAGCCTGAGGTGGACGGCGGTGAGGCGGCGCCCTTGGACAGCCTGCTGGACTCCAGCATCGTGGGCAGGCTGCTCTGTGGTCGGCCCGCAGCTCACGACGACCTACATTCATCCCAGACCGACTCACCTACTTTACCCAGCGACTGCTTGAGTCCGttcctggaggaggaggaggaaggggaggtGAGGCTGGATGGTCTCGAGGAGCAACCGACACCTTTGCAGGAGCAACGCAGCGAAGTCTGCGTCCACAACAAGCCTGAGTTCAGGCCTCGGGGCCGAAGCAGCAGGTTCGACTCCTGCTACTCCACCTCACACTCTGAGTCTCCTggagaggaggacgaggaggacgaggaggaggaaggcagCGTGTTCCACGAGGTTCGGGTTTGGCACTGCAGGAGCTTCTTCTCTGACCGGGCGTCCTCTGGAGTGGCGTCAtttgatgaagaggaggagagagaagaagaagtagttgaagagaaggaggagaaagaataTTTGATGTGA